The following is a genomic window from Bacteroidia bacterium.
TATCCTGGTGCTTGTCGGAATCCTGTTTGGCGCATCCGACGAACATGGCCACGGCAAGCGCGGCCAGACAAATGTATCTGCACACGATAATTGTTCCTTGTGATGGTACTGTGGGACAGGAGCGTTCAGTCCGCGGCTCCGGCGCGGCAGGTGATCACCGGTATCGCGGCGGAACGAACGATTCTCTGCGCGATCGATCCGATGAATAAATGTTCGAGTCCGCTTCGGGCGTTGGTCGCAATCACGATGGCATCGGCCTGAATTCCGGCGGCGCAATCGAGAATTTCCTCGGCAACGTCGCCTTTCCGGAGTTCGTGCGTTACCGGTACGGTCACCGGCACGGACTGCAGCAGTTCATCGAACTTCGCCTCAAGTTCCCGACGAATGCCGGCCTCCACAACGTCCTCCGTCAGCTCGAACGTGCGCATGGACAAAACGGAAAAAACATCCTGATACACATGCAGGAGATGCAGTGAGGCGTTGTACCGCTTTGCCAGATTGGCGGCGAGATGCAGGGACGTCCCTGCGGCGAGGGAAAAGTCGATAGGGACAAGGATGGTGCGAAGAGTGTCGAACACGATATCAGAGCGTTGCTTGACGCGATTTATATACGTGATAGAGAATGCTGCGAATGGATTCCGACGTCGTTTCCGGACAGCGGATGCTTCGGGAGTGCTTGAGCAAACAGAGCTTGGTCGCGATGTTCAGATGGTATTCGCCAAGAAGCTCCGGTTTCTCATGCACAACATGCTGGAGAATATTGATGTCTTCGTCGGACAGGCCGGCAGCGTTACTGTCCGCCAGCGCGCTGATGTATTCCTGCAGTTCTGCGGGTGACATGTCGTTGTATCGGTGACTGTTCATGGTTATCGATTCCTGATCATATGTTGACGTAATCGTCACTCTCATCCCCGTCGGGAGCATCGCTGTCGTGCTCTTCCTCCGGGGCTGCTTTCACGCGGGGTTTGCGTGTGCGATCGCGGTCTTCGTAACCGCGTTCCTGTGCGTAGGTCAGAAGCTTGCCGCGAAGCATTTTCCTTCCCCTGTGCAGACGGGAACGCACCGTGCCTATGGGACATTCGACGAAATCGGCGATTTCTTCGTACGTGAATCCTTCGATATCGCAAAGGATCACTACCGTCCGGAATTCCTCTGGCAGCGATTCGAGCGCACTCGTCACGTCGTCGTCCAGGATGTTCGAGAAAATCTTTTCCTCGAGATCGTTTGGATCGGTCGACTCCGCGCGAATAGAGTGATAGAATTCCTCGACATCATGATAATCCACCTTGTCCGGCTCCTTGGAGGAGCGACGGTACATGTTGATGAAGGAATTCTTCATGATTCGGAACAGCCAGGCTTTGCAGTTCGTTCCCTGCTCGAATTTATCAAAGAAGCGGTATGCTTTCAGGTACGTCTCCTGCAGGAGATCGTCCGCCTCGTCGGGATCACTGGTCATGCGGAGCGCAAAATTGTACAGTGCGTCCATGTGCGGCAGCGCTTCCCGTTCAAAATCCAGGTGGCGCTTACGCAAACTTTCGGGGGTTTCGGTCAGTGACGTCTCATCGGTTGAGATATCATCCTGTACATCGGGATCGAGGACAGACATGGGTTCAGCCTGGTTCTATGAACAATCAATGAAATATACACCGGAGCCACGTTGGACACAACGGGAATATCGTTGCTTCGGGCTGCCGCGCTGTGCGAAAAAAAGCGGGAACACGGGATTTTGATGATGATTTGTACATCTTTTTTCGATTGAAGTTTCGGAAGTTTTCACTATATTCCGAATTGAGATATGAATAATCTGCTTTCTTCGGCGGAAAATTTCAACACCAAAGCATATCCCCTGCCCCTCATGTCCGCGCATCCGTTTCTCCGATCCTCCGTCGTTCCGGCAATCTGCCCGAAGTGCAAGGCACCAGCCCTGCACCGTAGTCACGCGATGTCATCAGCGGATCAATTCAGAAAGAATTTTACATCAAAAAAGCGCTTCCGCTGCCATGTGTGCAGTTGGGAGGGCTGGCTGGATGAAACCCGTCTCACCTATCCGAGTGTTTCTCTGGTGGGCAGCGTGCCCACAATGAACGGCGAAGAGGTGGATATTCCGTCCATACTGTTACAGGATGAGCGGAATCGTCCGGACGCCGATTTCCCGCTGCAGGTACCCGGGGCGCGAAGCAGGAATACCCAATCCCGGGAAACGGCGCCACAACCCCCTTCACGGGACCAGGGTGTATCAGACCAGCCGGGCGATGAAGAGGGGACACCCGAAAGAAAAAATGGCGCGGGACGCGCGTCCAACGGCCATACGGCCATGGGAAGCGACTCCAGTACGGTACTTCCCAGGGCGGAACTCCCTGATGCCGAAGCCAGGCCGTATTCGACCACCGTCACGCCTGGTTTCCACCACCGGTCGCGACACAAGGCCTTTGGCTGTCCCAATTGCAACGAATTCAATCTCTATAGATCCCGGTCCAGAAATCTGGGCGAATTTCTTCGGAAAAAATTTACCAATAAGCGGCCATATCGCTGTCATACCTGCGGCTGGCGCGGCTGGGTAATAAAAGGACTGTAACTACCTCGACCACTTTTTAAAAGGAATCCCCATGCAAGTCTCCAAATCCGCCGGTTACGCCGTGCATGGCCTCGGCTACCTCATCACCCGCGGCACGAAAGAACCGGTGCAAATCTCCGAAATCGCGGAAGATCAGGACGTATCCAAAACCTATCTCGCGAAAATCTTCCAGCAGCTCTCCACTGCCCGCATCGTGGTCGGCCATCGTGGTGTCACCGGCGGCTATATGCTCGCACGCGACGCCAAGGATATCACCCTCGTGGATATCATCGAGGCGGTGGACGGTCCCATCATCCGCAAGCATTGCTGCCTCGGCATGTTCAGCTGTCCGATCAAGACCAAGTGCGTGGTGCTGGATGCCTTCAGCCAGGCGACGGAAATCTACGTCGACTATTTGAAGAATATCTCGCTTGCCGACATCGTCGCAAAAATGAAAAAAATGGACGCCCCGTTCATGGCGTATCCGGCAGGTTCCAAGCCCAAGCGCAGCCGCTGACACGTCCGCTTCATCCATTGGCTGACTCCGTGTGATCCATGGGGTCGGGGATTTTTTTTGTTTCCATGGAATTCCTTCTCCAGCATACGGACACTTCAACGAGGGCGCGGGCGGGAGTTTTCCGCACCGATCACGGCGAGGTGGAGACGCCGATTTTCATGCCTGTCGGTACGCAGGGCACCGTCAAGGCCGTGGAGCAGCGCGAGCTGAAGGAGATTCAGGCGCGCATCATTCTCGCGAACACGTATCACCTCGCTTTGCGTCCCGGCACGGACCTGCTGCGCGAGGCGGGCGGATTGCATCGCTTCATGAACTGGGACCGTCCCATACTGACGGACAGCGGCGGTTATCAGGTGTTTTCTCTGTCGGAACTCCGCAAGCTGGATGCCGATGGCGTGACCTTTCAGTCACATATCGACGGTTCCTATCACAAGTTCACGCCCGAACGGGTGATTGATATTCAGCGGGCCATCGGTTCGGACATCATGATGATACTCGATGAATGTCCGCCGGCGGACTGCGGCTATGAGTATGCGCGGCGCAGCAACATACTCACCCTGCGCTGGGCCGCTCGTGCGCGCGCGCATCTGGACGCCACCACGCCCTCGTATGGGCACAGGCAATTTGCCTTCGGCATCGTGCAGGGAAACATCTTCGAAGATCTGCGCGCGGAAAGCGCCCACGGACTCATGGACATCGGTTTCGACGGATACGCCATCGGCGGACTTGCCGTGGGTGAGCCCGCGGAAGTGATGTACGCGATTACCGAAACGACCACGGCGCTGCTGCCGACGGATCGCCCGCGTTATCTGATGGGCGTCGGGACCCCGGTGAATATCGTGGAAAGCATAGCCCGCGGTGTGGATATGTTCGATTGCGTCATGCCCACGCGCAACGGACGCAACGCCATGGTCTTCACCAAGGATGGACCGCTGAGCATCAAAAAGGAACGCTTTCTCCACGAGTTTTGCCCTATCGAGGCCGATTGCGGCTGTTATGCCTGCACGACGTTCACGCGTGCCTATATCAGCAATCTGTTCCGGACCAGCGAGATTCTCGGGCTGCAACTCGCTTCGCTGCACAATCTGGCATTCTATTTGCAATTGACGCGCGACGCACGAAATGCTATTTTACAAGACTGTTTCGGAGAGTGGAAAGACGCATTCGTGCGTCGCTACCACGCCGGAACAGGCAAGGACGCTACACACATTTGACGACAGGAGTAATCCGGTGATTGAAACGATTCTCGCAATGGCCCCGCAGGATGGCGCCGGCGGCGGCCAGAGCATGGTCAGCACGCTGGTCTTTTTCGCACTGATTTTTGTGGTTTTCTATTTCATGATTCTGCGTCCCCAGCAGAAGCGCGCCAAAGAGCGGCAGAAAATGCTCGACAGCATCAAAAAAGGAGACAAGGTTGTCACCTCCGGCGGTATGCACGGCAAGGTGGTGAACGTGGACGATGCGACAGTGCTGCTCGATGTGGGCGACAATATCAAGCTGAAATTCGATCGCAGCGCGATCAATGTCATAACACGCGAGGGCAGCGCCGAATAATCCGGGCTGAACGTCATGGCCTATCAATTTAACACCATCGAAGAAGCGATTGACGCGATTCGGGCCGGTGAAGTGCTGATCGTCGTAGACGACGAGGACCGCGAAAACGAAGGCGATTTCGTTTGTGCCGCCGAACTGGTGACGCCTGAGATCGTCAATTTCATGGTCAGTCACGGACGCGGTATGGTATGCGTCCCCCTCACCGAAGAGCGCATGGAAGAATTGCAGCTCGGGATGATGGTGGACGGCAACACCGCTTTGCACGGCACGAATTTTACCGTGACAGTGGACTATGTGCACGGCACCACGACGGGCATATCCGCGTCGGACCGTGCCGCCACCATACGCGCTCTTGCCGATCCCTCCACCAAACCCACGGATCTCGCGCGGCCCGGACACATTTTTCCGCTCAAAGCAGTTTCCGGCGGCGTGCTCCGTCGCGCCGGCCATACCGAAGCGCTGGTGGATCTTACGCGCTTTGCGGGCCTCCAGCCTGTGGGCGTCCTCTGCGAAATTCTCAAGGAAGACGGCACCATGGCCCGCACCACCGAGCTGATGGAGATCGCCAGGAAGTTTTCCCTGAAAATCATCGCCGTCAACCAGCTCATCGCCTACCGGGTACAGAAAGAGCAGCTCGTCAAGCGGGAGATCATCACGCGTCTTCCCACGCGGTACGGCGATTTCAATCTGCACCTGTACACGAATCTCCTCGACAACAAGGAGCATCTCGCGCTGGTACGCGGAAGCATCGACGACGGCGAGCCGGTACTTGTGCGCGTGCATTCCGAGTGCCTGACGGGCGACACCTTCGGGTCGCTGCGCTGCGATTGCAAGGATCAGCTCAATGCCGCCATGATGATGATCGAGCGGGAAAATCGCGGTGTGTTGCTGTACATGCGGCAGGAGGGACGCGGCATCGGTCTCGCGAACAAATTGCGCGCTTACAATCTGCAGGATGCCGGTTTCGACACCGTGCAGGCGAATATCGAACTCGGTTTCCGTGACGACTTGCGCGACTACGGCATCGGCGCGCAGATACTCGTGGATCTCGGCGTGCGGAAAATGCGCCTGCTCACCAACAATCCGCGCAAAATCGTCGGACTCAAGAGTTATGGGCTCGAAGTTGTGGAGCGCATCGCCATCGAAAGCATGCCGAACGAGGTGAACGAGCACTATCTCCGGACCAAGCGCGACAAGATGGGGCACTTCATTTTGCACCAGCAGAGCTGACACGGGCTTGACTTTGTAACGCCTGTTGCGTACATTTGTATTGTCATAGCCAGAATTCCTGTGCGGAATGCTGGCTATGTTTTTTATTATTTTTTCGTCCCGAACCATTAGTAGCGGAGTCTTCCGTGGAAACAACAGGCACAGTATACCTCACAAAAGAGCGCATGCTGCAACTCGAGCAGGAATTGCATCAAATGAAATCGAAAGGCCGCGCGGAGATCGCCGACAAGATCGCCGAGGCCCGTTCGCATGGTGATCTCAGCGAAAACGCCGAGTACGATGCCGCCAAGGAGGAGCAAGGTCTGTTCGAACTCCGCATCAGCAAAATGGAGGCGATGCTTGCCCGCGCGCGCGTGATAGACAAAAACGACCTGCCGACGGACGCCGCGTACATTCTCTCGGATGTGACGCTTGAGGATCTCAAGCGCGGCGGTACGGTGACGTATAAGCTGGTCTCGCAGGAAGAGGCCGACTTCGAACAGAACAAGATTTCGGTCAGTTCGCCCATCGGCAAGGCACTGCTGCGAAAGAAAATCGGAGAGGAAGTGGTGGTGAAAGTCCCCGCCGGCGAGTTGCACTACCGCATTATCGACATCTCCCGCTGACAAGCGAACACGCAATACAGCGCTGATTTCTGAAGCGGACAGGT
Proteins encoded in this region:
- the greA gene encoding transcription elongation factor GreA; translation: METTGTVYLTKERMLQLEQELHQMKSKGRAEIADKIAEARSHGDLSENAEYDAAKEEQGLFELRISKMEAMLARARVIDKNDLPTDAAYILSDVTLEDLKRGGTVTYKLVSQEEADFEQNKISVSSPIGKALLRKKIGEEVVVKVPAGELHYRIIDISR
- a CDS encoding bifunctional 3,4-dihydroxy-2-butanone-4-phosphate synthase/GTP cyclohydrolase II, whose product is MAYQFNTIEEAIDAIRAGEVLIVVDDEDRENEGDFVCAAELVTPEIVNFMVSHGRGMVCVPLTEERMEELQLGMMVDGNTALHGTNFTVTVDYVHGTTTGISASDRAATIRALADPSTKPTDLARPGHIFPLKAVSGGVLRRAGHTEALVDLTRFAGLQPVGVLCEILKEDGTMARTTELMEIARKFSLKIIAVNQLIAYRVQKEQLVKREIITRLPTRYGDFNLHLYTNLLDNKEHLALVRGSIDDGEPVLVRVHSECLTGDTFGSLRCDCKDQLNAAMMMIERENRGVLLYMRQEGRGIGLANKLRAYNLQDAGFDTVQANIELGFRDDLRDYGIGAQILVDLGVRKMRLLTNNPRKIVGLKSYGLEVVERIAIESMPNEVNEHYLRTKRDKMGHFILHQQS
- the tgt gene encoding tRNA guanosine(34) transglycosylase Tgt, with the translated sequence MEFLLQHTDTSTRARAGVFRTDHGEVETPIFMPVGTQGTVKAVEQRELKEIQARIILANTYHLALRPGTDLLREAGGLHRFMNWDRPILTDSGGYQVFSLSELRKLDADGVTFQSHIDGSYHKFTPERVIDIQRAIGSDIMMILDECPPADCGYEYARRSNILTLRWAARARAHLDATTPSYGHRQFAFGIVQGNIFEDLRAESAHGLMDIGFDGYAIGGLAVGEPAEVMYAITETTTALLPTDRPRYLMGVGTPVNIVESIARGVDMFDCVMPTRNGRNAMVFTKDGPLSIKKERFLHEFCPIEADCGCYACTTFTRAYISNLFRTSEILGLQLASLHNLAFYLQLTRDARNAILQDCFGEWKDAFVRRYHAGTGKDATHI
- a CDS encoding universal stress protein, encoding MFDTLRTILVPIDFSLAAGTSLHLAANLAKRYNASLHLLHVYQDVFSVLSMRTFELTEDVVEAGIRRELEAKFDELLQSVPVTVPVTHELRKGDVAEEILDCAAGIQADAIVIATNARSGLEHLFIGSIAQRIVRSAAIPVITCRAGAAD
- the yajC gene encoding preprotein translocase subunit YajC, with product MIETILAMAPQDGAGGGQSMVSTLVFFALIFVVFYFMILRPQQKRAKERQKMLDSIKKGDKVVTSGGMHGKVVNVDDATVLLDVGDNIKLKFDRSAINVITREGSAE
- a CDS encoding Rrf2 family transcriptional regulator produces the protein MQVSKSAGYAVHGLGYLITRGTKEPVQISEIAEDQDVSKTYLAKIFQQLSTARIVVGHRGVTGGYMLARDAKDITLVDIIEAVDGPIIRKHCCLGMFSCPIKTKCVVLDAFSQATEIYVDYLKNISLADIVAKMKKMDAPFMAYPAGSKPKRSR
- a CDS encoding sigma-70 family RNA polymerase sigma factor codes for the protein MDALYNFALRMTSDPDEADDLLQETYLKAYRFFDKFEQGTNCKAWLFRIMKNSFINMYRRSSKEPDKVDYHDVEEFYHSIRAESTDPNDLEEKIFSNILDDDVTSALESLPEEFRTVVILCDIEGFTYEEIADFVECPIGTVRSRLHRGRKMLRGKLLTYAQERGYEDRDRTRKPRVKAAPEEEHDSDAPDGDESDDYVNI